The sequence TTTTTCTGCTGTGATATGCAGGAAAGGTTCAGACCAGCCATCAAGTATTTTGGAGATATTATTAGTGTGGGACAGAGATTGGTATGCTTGCTTGttcattttttccaatttgcTAACGCATGATTCATACGCAAACATATGTATATTGCTACTtatctttgtgtgtttgttttcctccAGTTACAAGGGGCCCGGATTTTAGGAATTCCAGTTATTGTAACAGAACAGTACCCTAAAGGTCTTGGTAGCACCGTTCAAGAAATTGATTTAACGGGTGTAAAACTGGTACTTCCAAAGACCAAGTTTTCAATGGTATTACCAGAAGTAGAAGCAGCATTAGCAGAGATTCCTGGAGTCAGGAGTGTTGTGTTATTTGGAGTAGAAGTGAGTACCTCTTGTTCTGTTTTGGACACGATATCATTTGTAGAAAACTTATTTCCAGAATGTAATTTTGTATATAGAATACCATGTAGGTATCTGATAGAAAATAGCTACCAGTTTTTAAGTGTTGACTACTTGCATGGCACTGATCtaaacactttatatatattaatttgttgAACTCTCACAGCAATCCTCTGAGCTAAGTACTTTTGGTCTCATATTGTAGGTGAGAAAACTCAAACACAGGTGCTAtgtgtcttgcccaaggtcatagagtTAGTTAAAGTTAGATGAAGCTGCATTTGAATCTAGGTTGATAGATTCTTGGGCCTTTACTTTGAACCCCAACTTTTGGAACACATTTTCACCAAAGACAGTATGTTTATTTGTGTGTTATAGGAGCTCACCTTGgtcatgtttttgttttagaaaaacctTAGAAGTCATGTAGTTCATTGTCCTTCACATTTGAATCATGtgtacctatttttttaaaggaaaaaaaatactcatgGATTCCTAATGctgattaaaatgattttttgtttggtttgtttttttgacatgtAGAAACAGAATATAAGTATTTATTCATAGCTTTTAAACACCTCttgaactaaaattttaaaattatgaaaacagtGAAATCCAAATAATATTAAAGACATCCATGATGTTTTGATAGTAGGTTTCAGAGTAGTAGGTTTTAATAGCCTCAGGTTTAGATAtaaaaatttctgtattttgacttaaataatgataaaataaaggaAGCCTATTTGTATAAATGTCACACCAAATGCTGACTTTTGCACTTTTCTTGCTTGTTCATCATTAGACCTCATGTCTAATCAAAATCATCTTTGAGCAGTCCTCCAGTGCTAATTTTAATGAGTTGTCAGTTGATAATTCTCCACAGCCCTCTTGTCATATGAAGATAAGGTTGGTTGGCATTATTAAAATCTGCTTTCATTGGTTATATAATCCACTTATTGTTGGAGCATGTTTTTACCCTTTATTCTCTGCTGATGAATTGTTACAAGTTCATACTTACAAAGATGGAATCTGTATAATTCATTTTCTGGTGATGTATACTGGGTATTTTTTGCCTGTGCTACAAGTTATTTTTAACTTGGCTTACCATTATACTACTGGGTGCCTTACCACAACTCAGTTTTCCCACCATTATCTCAATTGGCAGTACTGCAAACGCATTCTTTGTGTTAGGCACGTGGTGTgaatacagaaataaacccaactGCGAGTGGCATCAAAACTGAGTGGTAGTAGTCAGCCATATGAAGGTCGTCCAGATGACATAgatgaaaatctttaaaaaaagtgctCACAGAGCTCTTAGAATATGTTCAAGGTTCCCAGTACAAAGAACATTGATGTAATGCAGTCCCTGACTTAACAAAGAGGCAGCCAAAGCCAGAAATGCTGTTTATGCTCAAGATCACTAGTGAGTTGGAGGCAAAACTAGATGTGGACAAGGCCATTAGACCTGTAGTGCTCTTTCTGCTCTACTGTGTTGCTGCACATTTGTAAAATACTGGTAGTTTACCACGTTATTACATATGGTTTTTACTTTCCTACTAGACCCATGTGTGCATCCAACAGACAGCTCTGGAGCTTGTTGGCAGAGGTATTGAGGTTCATATTGTTGCTGATGCCACATCGTCGAGAAGCATGATGGACAGGATGTTTGCTCTTGAGGTAATTGTcctgctttaaaataaatcattaaccAAGGCTTCCAAATAAATTTGGAGAGTATCAAATATGTAACAGCAGTGAAAGATTTACCTCTTAAATTTGAGCTTGGTCTGACAACCATCAGGCTGATTTCCGGGGTTTCTACTACGCACGACAAACCTCTGAGGTCTCTCCATCATATCCTGTTTTACATCTTCTGTCTTTATTTCTAGATGTCTAGTGATGCCAAATGCTCCTTTACATCTTCTTTCGTAACTTTGCTAGTTTTGCACATCAACTAAGAGGTATTCCAGTAAGCTTACTCTGAACTACTGAAAGATTTGCAAATTAACAACAGTTCACCTAGGCTTAACTCGTCCAGGGTCTAGCCAACACCTAGGGTATGGTGGGCCGAAGCCTGGTTCAGCCACTTGTTAGATTTCCTCAGACTTGAATTTCTGGGGATAGGAGGTGTGTCTCTGACTGTGGGCACCACTCACACACAGTGTTTAATGGCTCTCTGTGTGGAGTGTCAAGATATACTTCAGAGTCAGGGAGTTAATGACTTTCATCAGTGTTGCATAACAGTAGCCTTACGTAAGCATTGCCTATTCCGAGACTGTTGAAAAACAAACTCCCACAATTAATCCTTTGAACCTTCACTCCGCATTATGCATCTCTCTCTTTCATGTTTAATTCTAATTCTATAATAGCTTTAAAGTAATGTCAATCTGGATTGAATTGCTGAATTTttaactgattatttttattgagaatgggaaatgtagatttttttttgagaCCCTCCAGTGTTCCATGCATAAGCTGACCTGTGAACCACTTTCTCTGTAGGATTGCTCAATCACCTCTCTAGCCTAAAATGTTCCCTAGGGTGGTGAGTTGGGCAaataagaaagagaggaaagaaaggagactcAAGTCAGTGGGGAGGGCTGATGTAGAAGCAGGCGGGTAGCTGTCAGCAGCAGTGGTTTTAAGGCCCTGGTTGGCCATCCTTTCTCTTATTCCTGAGCAGTGAGTCCTATTTTGCGATTATAGGTggaaatggttttatttattttattcaactatTTTCAAGTCCACTTGGACTACTGGGTTCTCTGGTTGGTTAGATACTAAGTGTTGCTTCTCCCCCTCTCAGCAGAGATCTTTAAGCTGTTCTTACAGTCATAGTTAGCTTCCACTTTTCAAATTTCCTTAGTAATCTGAGTTTAAACACTTCCACTGTCAGATCCGTACTACCTCGGCAGGcagctcttttcttctttgaatacCTTTATGGTAATGCTGAGGTCCAGAACTTGAAGTGTTTCCAAGGAAGCGAAAAACTAAGAACatacaaaaccaaaaattttCCTTGCTTGTAAAGCGATTTCAAGAACTTTTGTCCTACATTCGTTTTTTAGATGTCTTTATTATGccatttattacagaaaattttgaTTGTTGGCAGTTCTGTGTTCTACCAAGACTCAGAATAAAAACAGCCATTTTACCATCTGAGCCTCATTCTTTTGGAGGTAGTCTGTAATCTTACTGATTAGGAGGAGTCTAAACAGTGGAGGGGTAATATGGGTTTGAATTCAGGTTCCGGCATTTTGTAAATTAGTGTCCTTGGACAAATTACCTAATATCTTTGCCTCAGATTTCTCATTGGtgatgtgaaataaaattcatatttttatggcaagacaagaaaaatttaaacatgaaaacattttctttgccctttggcctcctctctcctccctactgtgcattgtgtatctaAAGTGTGCATCGACCAAACCTCCCatcagcagaaatacctgctcaaccataaagagcagACAAccccttaaaagataacattccttcttgatcttctAAAGGGTCACATGACCCAGGACAATGGCACttagatctggattatgtaaactgtcaataataggtcatttaatgtacagccctctgtctcaattTATGTAACTGTGCTTTGACTTCTAACGGGTGGaccagttctcagagctttctgaggggctgttcccaggttataatcctcactttggcttgaataaaattttccatttcttccttttttttaattggagtataattgctttacaatgttgtgttagtttctgctgtacaatgaagtgagtcagctatatgtatacctatgtcccctctctcttggacctccctcccacccacctaggtcgtcacaaagcaccgagctgagcttcctgtgctttatagcatgttcccactagctatctattttatgcatggtagtgtatatatatcaatcctaatctcccaattcatcccaccctcaccttccacccctgtgtccacatgtccgttctctaagtctgtgtctctattcctgccttgcaaataggttcatctgtttctttcttagattgatggattaattttttgttgactgtgaaatagaaataatagtcATTACGTGGGAGGATTTTTGTGAAGAATCAATGAAATAATGTATCGATAGCACTTAGTACAGTGTCTGATATGGTAAGCACTAAATGTTagctgttgcttttatttttactgtagctattatttgtttttgttgtcttcatGAGGTTTAACTGATCAGAAAAGTATAAGCATATATCAGCTTCCAAGACCCAGAATGGACTAGTCCTGAGAAGTtctgaggagggaaggaaggaatatgGTCTGGGGGGGGTTTGGAAGAGCCTGGAGCAGCCAGCATTGCCTTGGCTTACGGTGCTGAGGttgaaagggagagaagaagcaGGTCAGGTGGTGATGGGGGAAGATGTGTGCCacatttcagatttttcctcttAGTCTTAATTTGGTATGGAGGTGCTCTAGTCCCTCAGTCCTTGGGAGAAATGTTAagtctccttttttcttctgtgactaTGAAAGTGAAATAGAGATCTGGTCTgctccccttctttttttccttgagaacGCAACTACTTGAGGTCATTCCTGAGACTCCCCATATTGCCTGTTAAGACCATTGTACTAATAATATTTATAGTTACCGTTATTAAAACTTCTCTGCCAGGATCTGTGGTGTGTGCTTTATTCCACaaaattttttgagcacctaccatcTGTCAGGCATTTTTCTTTCAACTTACAATTGTCGAGTAAATGTGAGTTAAAATAGACTAAAACCGTCTCATGAGCTTGATGTCCTTGTACTTCTGGGGAGTTGTTAGTGTTACTTGGGAATTTAATGggtttagtcttttttttccccaccctctCTGAGACCATCTTGGCTTTGTGTTCTTGCATTTTTAGGTTTGTGGGTCAGAGTAACCTTTCCTTTGGCCTAGTTGGACTGGTTTTGCAAGTGTAAGGGAAGAACTCAGGAAGCCTATTAAACCGTGTACCCATTTGCATTAAACAGCTGGAGTTTTAATTGCCCCATCTAAAGCCAGGAGATAAAGTGAGTGTGGGACCAGTATTGTAGGTGTACTCATAGCTCAAGGTGGTGGGCAGGAACCTGCCGGTGTCTGGAAAAAGTGCTGCTGTTCTCTTTCTGCTCAGGTACCCTTCTGGGTTGGGGCTGGGAAGGCACCGTGGGAAGATCTGTTAGTCTGATGTAAAGACTTTGCAATCTTAGCAAAGGCGTGAGCCACGCCTTCCCCTAACACAGGTTCTTGGCTGGATTACTTTCGAATGCAATCAATATTGGGCATATCTCCGTcttgaagttaaataattttatgtttctgtttacTAAAGTTTTTTTGTGTGCCTCTAGTGTCCCAGCTTGCCCCTGCCACAGTGTACGGACTCACAGCATCCCTGAGGGTTGCTGGCTTAGGGTGGATCCGGTGCTGCTCTAGTCTGGTCAGGAAAGCACTATGGAAAAAAGCTGCCTTCTTCCTGGGTCATCACATTTCTTCCTCAGACCTGGAAACAGTTTTCTGTCCTTCCTGCCTCATGAAGGAACTAGAAAGATTACTGAGAACTGACCTTTGTTTGCACTTTGGAATATAGAAGGCACTTTCACAGACATTGAAAGTATGATTCAGATTCAGACTGACTGATTGAAAGTCCGTTGATTCAACAGGGAGCAGTAAGGAAGGCAGGCAGCCAGGGAGAGAGCTGCATTTGGATGGCTGGACATTCACGGCACCGAGCTGCAGCTAGTCTTATTCCCTGCCCTGCTGTCTGAAGCAAGCACACAGTCCTTTGAGATTTCTGAGGGTTTGATACGATAGTCAGGAGTTGACTGAAAAGCAAGGAGGAGGAAATTAGTCTCCAGACGTCTTTAAAGAACTCAGTGATGACTCATCCTCTGGGATTTGTCCCAACGTAAAGGACACTAGCAGCCTcacttatttcttcctctttcctatgTAACCTTCTGctgttttttcatttctccagAGCTGTGGTCAGCCTGCTCTGCACACTCCTGTGCTGGTGTTTGAGGTCCAAGCTTGCTATCTGATAAGTAGGCTATGGCTTACACTCCCTTCTGCATCCTTGGGGATAAAAAGGACGAGTCTGCCAGTGGGAAGGTTGGGTCTCTGGATCTGCAGCCATTTGAAGGGTTTACTTTGGCTCCATTGGGATGTCCTGTTTATTCAGGTGACTCCCTTTATGACGAGACACTGATCCACGTCTTTTCCTCTAACTTGCATAGGAATCGTGTCTAACCACCTCATCTTCTAAGGCTCTTACAGTGAATGTTGCTTGGAGTAACAAACAGttggtctgtttttttccctgaggTTTCTGATAAATACATCCAGAAAATGGATCTCTGCTCTAGAATTCTCCTcccattcccctctcccacccttttctccactttctcttctttgccctcctccttccctttccctcctcccttccttgaGATTTCTGTCCTTAGCTCTTTATTATGATTCCACTGGAACAATTTGGCAAGGATATTCTTTCACCTGTCAATGAAACTCTATACAACCTTAAATTTTTTACTCCCGTTTATGATTCTAAAAAGCTTACAATGGTGGCAATGGTAGTGGTTCTGTTGTCGTCCAGTGGCACATTCTTAAACCTCACATGAGGCTCCTCTACCACCAGCATTTCTTACTTATGGGAAGGGCATGCAGTTTAATGTCAGATAtttggagagaggaaaaaaagaacttaagaATCATTGTTTTACAGTCCTTAGCCTTGATTTCCCTCTGTCCCTGGTGCATATAAGTGAGAATATTGGCAAGTGAGAATATTGGCTGCCTATTCTCTTTTACTTGTTCCTAGTCCTTATTACTAATATTGAGAACCATCATAAAGGGTTTGTGGTGTGGCTAGTTTGAAATCTCTCCTCATGTCTGAATTTGATGGTATGGCTAAGGGCCATGGTTTTGATAGAGGACACTAATCATTGTGTCCTGGCATGCTTTTTGCTGTTTTAATACAGTGTTCATTCTCATGCTTAATTtcttgatttgtctttttttttttttttaaagcgtcTTGCTCGAACTGGGATCATAGTGACTACAAGTGAAGCTGTTCTGCTACAGCTGGTGGCTGataaagatcatccaaaattcaAGGAAATTCAGAATCTAATTAAGGCGAGTGCTCCAGAGTCGGGTCTGCTTTCCAAAGTATAAGACATGTGAAGAACGGGTGTGCTACTCACCATCAGGTGACAGGACTGTAAGCCCGGACAAGCTCATGGCTCTAGTAGAATTAAAACGTTAAGTCAAAAATTGGCTCTTTTTTGCGCCTCTTAGTAAAACTTAACCAATTAGACCGTTTGGGTACCAGCATTTAGTTACAGATGTCAAAGGTTTTAGGTGCTGCTTACCTTCTTCTTATGTtaatgtgcttttatttattaaaaaaattataatggagGTGCCTGTTTTCTCTATACCATATACACTGATCATACTTTCAAAAGTGCACACTCTTgtgaaattttcttaaattgtgcACAGTTAAAGACAAAGATCTCCCAGTAATAGTTTGACTTTTGTCTTATTGTAAGATGTATGTTACAATGTTAATGTGGATTCAGTGCTTTTACTTTACAGGTTGATTGAAATAGGATTATTAAACGAGAATTTAAAAACAGGACTCTGGATCGTGTTACCCCTTTCGCTCACGATGCAGTCAAGTTATTTATTATGTTGCACTGGTTTAACCAGACAAACTTATGTTGAATAATTTCATATCTTTCTTAATTATGCTAATTTTCTTAttctgctcaccatcactaattctctgttaatgttctcttttttaaCTGAATCTTTTACCCAGAAAGACTCATTCGCTCATTGcttgttttaattttgtaaacaGATGGGAGGATTTGCAACACCATATCATTAATGGAGGGCTGTTCTAACATCTTTGAAGTATTACTTTAGCTGAATAGCTTTATAACCATCTTGAATACATCTAATAAGCACAAGATTTAGCAAAAAGGTAAAGGCTGGataaaatgtagttttaaaacatCCATAttcttgtttgaaattttttccacCTACCTTCCAATTACTGTTAATGCAAAAGGCCTCAGTAATCATTTGGTAGTATTGCTTTTGCAGTCATTACTAccattcaataaatttattttcattaaatacttattatagggttttaaaacttttaaaaaaatattatgtgaAATATGAAACATTGGTGTCTTTTAtattaaagtaattaaagaaaacGTATTATGTGAATGAAGTTCTTTTGTCTGCCACAGCATGGCTCTTTGAGTACTCTTCCAGggattctaatatttatttaaaggtgTAAAATTTTTGACATTTGTAATCTTTCAATTCATGGAAATTTTCGaagaatgaaaatgttttgtcCATGGGGGTAAATGGATTTTATTGAAGGGCCTTCTTATTTAAGAGcagtagaaatttttttttttttttttttctggtcagtGTAACAAACAGCAATCTAGCATTCTTCTTAGggttatgtttaaatttttttcccagcaaACTTGTGTGtcaaaaaagaatcaaagatttctacacattttaaaatagtttttaataaatgtaacctagtgcttctcaaactctaatATGAATACACATCACCtgggggatcttgttaaaatgctgaCTCTGGTTCAATAGGTCTGGCTTCTGTGCCTGacattttgcatttccaaaaaaaaaaaaaaaaaagccagtttctACCAGCCCTGCTCAGAAGAGACCAACCATACTTTATGAGTAGCAAGGATTTAACTAACATCACCTGTTTTCCTCCACTGAGTCCTGGCCCTTCCTCTCATGAAACACCACCCCAATGAAGCCTTTTCACAGCTGAAACAATTCTCTGAACTTGAGTCAGTTTCCTATGGCTACCATattaaattaccacaaactctgAGGTTTAAAACAACgcaaatttattatcttccagTTCAGTAGGTTAGAAATCTGAAatgggtttcactgggctaaaatctgTCTTTCCCACTAGATTCTAAGCTTCTTGAAAGCAGGACCTGTGCATTTATTCTATACTCATTCTGGAAACTCATTTTGAGAACCTACTAAGTTCTAAACATGTGCTGAGGATAGAAAGATGCCCCAAGGAAGCTTAGGGTCTGGTACAAAATCAGATATATCATAACCTTTCGGTAAAAGTGAATTGAATTATGTCAAAGGTTCAGGAATGTCAGTACAACAAAGTTTAGAGTAATATACTTGTGAATTCTGCGTTCTCCCTTCTTTTTTGCAGATCATGCAAGCAAGGTGATGAGGCCTAATTATAGGAAACCTGAATTGATTTTAATACATTAGTCTTTGAATTGGAAGTGTCTCCAATTTTGTAAGGTAACAAAATTCTTTTAACTGATGTAAATAAAGACCTTGAGAACATAAGCAAAAGAATAGTCCAGTGTCTTGAATTGCAAGGGGGTTAGAAACAAGATCAAGACACATCGTTTATTGAAATGCTAAAACATATGCAGAaagtttatctgaaattaaaagtaataaaagttaTTCTAACCAGGAAACCAAATACCCTATAACATCCATTTAATTACCACATTTCTCTAATTAGgaagaatattttctctttttaaaagttgatatttGGGTAAATATGACTTTAGATCTGGGTGGAACTTTAAAGATCACGATCTCAGGTCCATTTCAGCTGTAAAATTCTACAACGGTTTTCTTTCACAAGTGTGGCTAGTGAGACCCAGAGATAGATGTTTCTAGTTGCAGAGGTGAGGAAAGGCTCAGTAAGATGACAAACTACATTACGTAACACGTTGCCCTGGGCTTCCTTACATTAGTTGATAACGCTAGAGATTATCAGAAGGAAAGGGGGGAGAACAGTAAAAAGGATCCATTTTAGAATCTATAAAACACTACACTGTTTACATTCGCAAAGCTAAAGGGCTGCTTCCAGCGCCGAGAACTTTCCCTGTGCCCCATCTTCAGTCTAGCCTTACTTCTTTCCAGATGGTTTTGAACTAATTCGGGAGAATGGCTGATAATATGAAAATTACCATTATTTTTATCCTCAGATAACTACAAATCAATATTCTTACATCACTCATGCTTCCTTGATCCTCCATGGAGCATTATTGTCACTGTTTAACCcatgattaaaaaatttaaaaatcactaggCTACCGTAATGAGATACATCGATTACTTTGATATGGTTATGAAATAATTGCAGTTGGCTTTTAGAATTCTTATTACCATgttgcttttctttatcttttaagcCTGAATAGCAGACATcttattgaaaatttatttttagaagagaTTAAAGTCCAAAATGGTGGTCAAGTAAAATAGCCTATTAATTCCGGTTAAAGAGACTGTAATCTTGAGTTCCCTGTTGTAGGAAACAGAATTTTGAACTGGACCCCAAGGTTCCCACTCTGATGTACACACACTTTGCCCCTGACAGGCAAATACTAATCTCTGTTCAGCTGTAAAGGGTTTGCTCAAGTAATTAAGGCTTCAAATCAGTTCACCTTAAGATAGGGAGACTGCCTTTGTGTTCTTGATTGAATCAGGTGAGCTCTTAAAAGGGACTGGGCTGTTCCTGGCAAAAGAGATTCAGTCTGTGGGAGGGATTTCGTGGGAGGGAGATTCCCTGTTGCTGACTTAGAAGATTCTCTGTTGCTTACTACAAGGCTGAGGATTTGGGAGGCCAGCAAGGAAACAGGCTCCTAAGTTGTACAAGCACAAGGAACTCAATTTAGCAAAGAACCTCAGTGAGTCTGGAAGCAAGTTTTCCCCCAGAGCCCCCAGGTAAGAATGCGGGCGGGACCCCCAATGCCTTGATTTctgccttgtgagaccctgagccgAGATGGCCCCCATGCTGTGCCGGgacttttgacctccagaactatgaggtAGTAAACGTCTCTTAAGCTGCTAAATTAGTGATAATtcattacacagcaa comes from Tursiops truncatus isolate mTurTru1 chromosome 3, mTurTru1.mat.Y, whole genome shotgun sequence and encodes:
- the ISOC1 gene encoding isochorismatase domain-containing protein 1 isoform X1 is translated as MAAAEPAVPALPSGGGLGAPSGTVPVLFCFSVFARPSAVPHGAGYELLIQKFLSLYGDQIDMHRKFVVQLFAEEWGQYVDLPKGFTVSERCKVRLVPLQIQLTTLGNLTPSSTVFFCCDMQERFRPAIKYFGDIISVGQRLLQGARILGIPVIVTEQYPKGLGSTVQEIDLTGVKLVLPKTKFSMVLPEVEAALAEIPGVRSVVLFGVETHVCIQQTALELVGRGIEVHIVADATSSRSMMDRMFALERLARTGIIVTTSEAVLLQLVADKDHPKFKEIQNLIKASAPESGLLSKV
- the ISOC1 gene encoding isochorismatase domain-containing protein 1 isoform X3, translating into MAAAEPAVPALPSGGGLGAPSGTVPVLFCFSVFARPSAVPHGAGYELLIQKFLSLYGDQIDMHRKFVVQLFAEEWGQYVDLPKGFTVSERCKVRLVPLQIQLTTLGNLTPSSTVFFCCDMQERFRPAIKYFGDIISVGQRLLQGARILGIPVIVTEQYPKGLGSTVQEIDLTGVKLVLPKTKFSMVLPEVEAALAEIPGVRSVVLFGVETSCLIKIIFEQSSSANFNELSVDNSPQPSCHMKIRPMCASNRQLWSLLAEVLRFILLLMPHRREA
- the ISOC1 gene encoding isochorismatase domain-containing protein 1 isoform X2, with protein sequence MAAAEPAVPALPSGGGLGAPSGTVPVLFCFSVFARPSAVPHGAGYELLIQKFLSLYGDQIDMHRKFVVQLFAEEWGQYVDLPKGFTLTTLGNLTPSSTVFFCCDMQERFRPAIKYFGDIISVGQRLLQGARILGIPVIVTEQYPKGLGSTVQEIDLTGVKLVLPKTKFSMVLPEVEAALAEIPGVRSVVLFGVETHVCIQQTALELVGRGIEVHIVADATSSRSMMDRMFALERLARTGIIVTTSEAVLLQLVADKDHPKFKEIQNLIKASAPESGLLSKV